Sequence from the Streptomyces mobaraensis NBRC 13819 = DSM 40847 genome:
GGGCGCGGCGTGCCGCCAGCCGCGGGCGTAGCACCACGTGCCGACGTCCCGCTTGCCGACGGACGGTGCGGCCGCCGCCGGCCGGGGGGTCTGCCGGGCGAGCAGCAGGGCCGCGTCCTGGGGGCCGTCGGGCGGCACGATCACATCGGCCGTGGCGAAGTCCTCGCCGGCCAGGAGGGCGCGCCAGCCGGCGGCGTCGAGCAGCGGGCCGTGGGTGCGCCGGTCGGTGTGGTGCCACCAGCCGTCCGTCAGGCCCCAGATCATCGTCAGCCAGGGGTCGTCGGCGGTGGTCTCGATCAGCGCGAGGGTGCCGTCCGGTGCCATCAGGGAGCGCAGATGGCCGAGCGTGGTGCGCAGGTCGGGGGTGGCGTGGACCACGTCGAGGCCGCAGACGACGTCGAACCGCTCGCCGGCGAAGCCCTGTTCGCCTGGGTCGCGGGCGATGTCGAGGACGCGTGCGCGGACGAAGTCCAGGCCGCGCCGGGCGGCCTCCCGGCCGAGTGCGGTCACGAAGTGCCGGGAGATGTCGGTGGCGTGGTAATCGAGCCGGCCGGGGGCCCGGGTGACCAGGGCCTGGGTGAGGCTGCCCGCGCCCGCTCCGGCCTCCAGGACGCGCAGCGGGCGGCCGGGTTCGCGGCCGGCCGCGAGCCGGTCGAGCAGGGAGCCGGCCAGCCGGGTGAGGCGGCCGGTGGCGCGGTGGTCGGCGGTGCCCTCGCCCAGGGTGCGGCGCAGGAGGTCGCCGCTGCCGGCCGGATAGAGGACGTCCAGTGCGGCTCCGGGGGTGGACAGGGCGCGCGGATAGCCCTGGGCGCAGTGCCGGAGCAGGTCGACGAGCCCGGAGAAGGACGGGTGGGCCGCGGTGATCTCCGCGGCGATCGTCCCCGCGTCGTCCGCGGCCGGTGCGGAGGCGGCCAGGGTGCGCAGGTAGTCCAGGAAGCGGTGGAATCCGGGCAGGACCCCGCTCGCTTCGACGCCGGTGGCCAGGTAGTCGCGGGCCAGGGCGGCGCACAGCCGGTTCAGCCCCGTGCGCAGTCCGGGCCGCTGATCGACGGCGAGCGGCGGATCGCCGTCCGTCCGCAACTCCGCGCGCAGGGCGGTGGCGAGGTCCGTGGGTTCGGACTCGTCCGGCGCGTCGATCCAGTGCCGTACCCGTTGGAAGGGGTAGCCGGGCACGGTGGTGCGGCGGGGGCGCCCGGGGCGGTGGAACGCCGTCCAGTCGACGGCGCAGCCCGAGCGCCAGAGTGCGGCGACCGCGTGGGTCAGAGAAGCCGCCTCGTCGGGGGCGGCCAGGCAGCGGACGGTGCAAGGGGGCTCGCCGGGGCCCGCGGCGCGGCGGGCCAGGCCGGTCAGTCCGGCCCGCGGCCCGGTCTCGACCAGGGCGACGGGGCCGAGGTCCAGGCAGCGCCGCAGGCCGTCGGCGAAGCGGACGGGCCGGCGCAGGTGGGCGAGCCAGTACGCGGGGGTGGTGACCGCGGCGTCGGCCCAGTCGCCGGTGAGGGAGGACACGTACCGCAGCCGGGGCGGCCGCAGTCGGACGCCTTCCAGCACGCCCCGGAAGCCGTCCAGCAGCGGTTCGACGGCCGCCGAGTGGAAGGCGTGCGCGGTGGCCAGCTCGGCGGCCGGCACTCCGCGCCGCGCCAGCCGGGCGCGCAGCTCCGCCACCGGCTCCGGGGGCCCGCCGACGACGCAGCGGCCGGGGGCGTTGAAGGCGCTGAACTCCACCTCCGGGGGCAGCAGCGGGCGCAGGTCGTCCGCCGTGAGCGGGACCGCGAGCATGCGGCCGGGCGGCATGGTGTGCTGCGCTTCCGCCCGGGCCCGGACGAGCGTCAGCGCGTCCGGCAGGGACAGCACCCCGGCCAGCGTCGCCGCGACGTACTCGCCGAGGCTGTGCCCGAGCATCGCGGCCGGGCGCACACCCCAGTCCATCAGGGTGCGGGCGAGGGCGTACTCGACGGCGAAGAGGGCGGGTTGCGCGGCCCTGGTGTCGTCGGCCGGGGCCCCGAGCGCGGCGTGGAGGTCGGTGCCGAGCGGGGCGAGCCCTTCGGCACAGGCGTCGAAGTGGGCGCGGAACGCCGGCACGTCCGCGTACAGGCCGCGCCCGGTGTCCGGCGGGAGGGTGCCCTGCCCGGGGAAGAGGAACACGGCCTCCCTGCCGGGGAGCGCGGTCTCGCCGCGCGCGCCGCCCAGCAGGCGCGCGGCCTCGGGCAGGTCGTGGCACACGACGGCGGCGCGGTACGGGAAGGCCCGGCGCCCGGCCAGCGTGGCGGCGAGATCGGCGAGCCGGGTCCCCGGCTCCGGGGCCGACCACGCCGCCAGGTCCCGGACGGCCTCCGCCAGTGCTTCGCGGGTGCGGGCGGACACCACCAACGGCATGGGCACCCCGGCGGTCCGGTCCGTGCGGGGGGCGGCCGGCGGGGCCTGTTCCAGGATCACGTGGGCGTTGGTGCCCCCGATGCCGAAGGAGCTGACGCCGGCCCGGCGGGGGTGGTCCGCCTCCGGCCAGGCGAGGGTGTCGGCGGTGACGTAGAAGGGTGTGGTGGCGAAGTCGATGGCGGGGTTGGGCGAACGGTAGTGCGGGGTGCCGGGGATGACGCCCTCGCGGACCGCCAGCACGGCCTTGATCAGCCCGGTGACGCCCGCCGCCGCGTCCAGGTGGCCCACGTTGGCCTTCACCGAGCCCAGCGCGCAGAAGCCGCTGCGGTCCGTGTGGGCGCGGAACGCCCGGGTGAGCGCGGCCACTTCGACGGGATCGCCCAGCCGGGTGCCGGTGCCGTGCGCCTCCAGGACGCCGACGGTCGCGGCGGAGATCCCGGCCACCGCCAGGGCCTCGGCGACGACGGCGCTCTGGCCGGTGACGCCGGGCGCCGTGTAACCGACCTTGTCGGCGCCGTCGTTGTTCACCGCCGAGCCGAGGATCACCGCGTGGACGCGGTCCCCGTCGCGCACGGCGTCGGCGAGCCGCTTGAGCAGGACGAGGCCCACGCCGCTGCCGCCCACCGTGCCCGCCGCGCCGGCGTCGAAGGGGGCGCAGCGCCCGTCGGGTGAGTAGATGCCGTCGTCGGCGTGCACGTACCCCTGGCCCTGCGGCACTTGGAGCGAGACCCCGCCGGCCAGCGCCATGTCGCATTCCTCGGTGAGCAGGCTCTGGCAGGCCAGGTGCACCGCGACGAGGGAGGACGAGCAGGCCGAGCCGACGGCGTAACTCGGCCCGGTGAGGCCCAGTTTGTGGGACACGGTGGTGGCCAGGAAGTCCTTGTCGTTGTGGATCAGCAGCGGGAAGCCGCCGAGCAGGCGCTGTGCCGCGCCGCCGGGCAGGACGTTGCGGATCAGGTACGAGCTGAGGCTCGCGGAGAGGAACACCCCGACCGCGGTGCCCGTCGCCGCCGGGTCGTAGCCGGCGGTGTCGAAGACGTGCCACGCCTCCTCCAGGCAGAGCCGGTGCTGCGGGTCCATGACTTCGGCCTCGCGCGGCGAGCAGCCGAAGAACTCGGCGTCGAAGAGGGAGACGTCGCCGAGGACGCCTTCCGCGCCGACGAACCGCGGGTGGCGCACCAGTTCGGGGTCGCGGCCCCGGGCGAGGCGTTCGTCGGCGGTGAAGTGGCTGATGGCGTCCTCGCGGTCGAGCAGGTTCGTCCAGAGGCGGTCCACCCGGTCCGCTCCGGGGAAGCGTCCGCCCAGCGAGATCACGGCGATCCCGTCGGCCGCGTCAGTCGTGTCAGCCGCGTCGAGCCCGTCGCCCGCGTCGGCATGGCTCATCGTCCGCCGCCTTTCCTGCGGCGCGCGGCCACCGCGGCGCGGCGCCGGCCGGCCCGGAGGGCCGCGTCGCCGACGGCCGTCTCGCGCGCGTCCTCCTGCCCGTCCACGAACGCGGCGAGCGCGGCGACGGTCGGCAGCCGGAAGACGTCGGCGAGCCGGAGGCCGGGATGGACGGACGCGACCAGCCGGTGGTGAAGGCGCAGCAGCGACAGGGAGGTGCCGCCCGCGTCGAAGAACCCCTGGTGGATCCCGATCCGTTCGGCTCCGAGCACCTCGCGCCAGATCGCGGCGACCGCCTTCTCGACGCGGGTGCGGGGCGGGGCGTACGCGCCGTGGTCCGGCCGGTGTCCGCGCGCCCGCCGGGCGAGGGCGGCCCGGTCGGTCTTCCCGTTGGCGGTCAGCGGCAGGGCGTCGCACACCACCAGCGCGGCGGGCACGAGGGCGGCGGGCAGGCGCGAACGCAGCGCGGCGAGGGTGCGTTCGGGGTCGACGCGGGCGCCGGGCGAAGGGGTGACGAAGCCGACGAGGCGGTGGTTCTCCGCGGTGGTCCCGGCGAGCACGACGGCGGCCGCGGCGACCGGCGCGCACTGGCGGAGGGCGGCTTCCACCTCGCCCGGTTCGATGCGCACCCCGCGGAGTTTGATCTGCTCGTCCTTGCGGCCGAGGAACACGAACCGGCCGTCGGGGCGGCGTACGGCCAGGTCCCCGGTGCGGTAGAGCCGGGAGCCGGGCGGTCCCGTCGGGTCGGGCCGGAAGGCGTCGGCGGTCGGTCCCGGCCGGCCGAGGTAGCCGCGGGCCGGGGCCGTACCGCCGATGAGGAGTTCACCGACGACCGCGCCGGGGAGGGGGCGCTGCAGGTCGTCGGCGGTCCACACGCGGGCCGCGCCGAGCGCCCGGCCGATGGCCGGCGCCCCGGTGCCGCCCGCGGGCACGAGGGCCGCGGTGGCGTAGGTGGTGGCCTCCGTGGGGCCGTAGAGGTTGCGGACGGCGGCCTTCGGCAGGCGGGCGTGCAGCCGGGCGGCCAGCTCCGCGGTCAGGGGCTCGCCCGCCAGGTTGACGGCCGTCAGACCGTCCGGCAGGCCGTCGGCGTCCAGCAGGGCGGCGGCCGCGGAGGGCACGGTGTTCAGGAGCGTGGCCGCGGGCGCCCAGGGCAGGGCGGGCACGTGCAGGGCGCTGTCGGCGAGGACGACGGTGCCGCCGTGGGCCAGGGGGGCGAACAGCTCGAAGACCGACAGGTCGAAGCCGGCGGAGGTGGTGGCCAGGACGGCGGCCAGCTCCCCGCCGTCGAAGGCGCGGCCCGCCCAGCGCAGGAACGCCGCGGCGCTGTCGTGCTGGAGGGCCACGGCCTTGGGCCGGCCCGTCGAGCCGGACGTGTAGAGGAGGTAGGCGAGGCTGGTGGGCAGGTCGGGGCCGGCGTGGTCGGCGTCGTCCCCGGGCCGGGCCGGCGGTGGCGGTCCGTCCACGTGGTGCACGGGGGTGCCGGCCGGGGCCGGCGGGGTGCCGAGCGCGGTCTCGGTGAGCAGCAGCGCGGCCCGGGCGTCGTCGAGCATCAGCCGTACCCGCTCGGCGGGCAGCGCCGGGTCGACGGGCAGGTAGGCGGCGCCGGCCTTGAGGACGGCGAGGAGCGAGACGAGGAGTTCCGGGCCGCGTTCCAGCCGGACGCCGACCACGTCCTCGGTGCCGATGCCCGCGCGGCGCAGCCAGGCGGCACGCCGGTTGGCGCGGCCGTTCAGCTCCCGGTAGCTGAGGTGACGCGTGCCGCCGACGACCGCCAGGGCGTCGGGCCGGCGGGCGGCGGACTCCTCGACCAGCCGGTGCAGGGGGCGGTAGGGGGCCTCCGGCGCGGTGCGGGGGGCCGTGGTGTCGGTGAGCCGGCGCCGCTCCTCGTCGGTGAGCAGCGGCAGGCGGCTCAGCGGTGTGTCCGGCGCGCGGACCCCGGCGGCCAGCAGGACGCCGAAGTGGCGGGCGAAGGCGGCGAGTTCGGCCGGTTCCCCGTGTCCGTGCTCCGCCTCGACGATCAGCCGGAGCCCGTCGGGCGTCTCGGTGGCGGTGACGGCGAGCTCGTACTTGGCGGCCGGGGCGGGGACGGGTACGACGCGGGCGCGGACGCCCGGTAACGCGGGTGGGGCCGGGGGGCGTTCGTGGGCGAAGAGGATCTGGAAGAGGGGGCTGACGTCCGGGTCCCGGTCGGCGCCCACCGCGTCGACGATGTCCTCGAACGGTGTGGTGCGGTGCTCCAGCGCGCCGAGCAGCGTCTCCCGGGTGCGGGCCAGGACCTCGCCGAAGCCGGGGTCGCCGTGCAGCCGGAGGCGCAGCGGCAGCAGGTTGAGCATCGGGCCGACGGTGGCGAGCCCTTCGGGGTCCTCGCGCAGTCCGACGGGTGAGCCGATCACCACGTCCGTCCGGCCGGTGTACCGGGCGACCAGGCAGGCGAGGGCCGCGAGCAGCAGCACGTAGCCGGTGACGGCGTGCTCGCGGCAGAAGTCCGCGGTCGGGGCCGGATCGTCGGTGCCGTAGTGGACGGTGGCGCGGGCGGGCGGTCCGGCGGGCCGGCCGGTGCCCCGGAAGACGGTCGTGCGGGGTGGCGCGCCGGACAGTTCGCGGCGCCAGAACTCCCGCCCGGCCTCGTCCTGTTCCGCCGCCCGCGTCCGGCACTGCCGTCCGTAGCCCGGCGCGGGTGTGCCGAGGGGGTCCGGGCGCCCGGCGAGGGCCGCTCCGTACGCCTCCTCCAGTTCGCGGCAGACCACGTGGAGCGAGCCGCCGTCGAAGACGATGTGGTGGACGGAGAGGACGAGCAGCGCGTGGCCGGGGGCGCGGCGCAGCAGGGTCCATTCCGCCAGGGGGCCGGTGTCGAGCCGGAACGGCCGGGCGGCGGCGCACCGTAGCGTCCGTGCGGTCTCGGCCTCGGCGGCGGCGGGGGTCAGGTGGGTGAGGTCCACGGTCCGCAGGGGCGCCGCCCGGTCGGTGACCCGTTGGCGGGGGGTCTCCCCCACCGACGGGAACACCGTGCGCAGCGCCTCGTGCCTGCGGCCGAGCCGCCGTACCACGTCCCGCAGCGCCGCCGGGCGCGGTGTGCCGGTGAGCTCGATGGCGGTGCAGATGTTGTAGGCGGGCACCTCGGGCGCGAGCCGGTGCAGGAACCACATGCTGCGCTGGGCCGGCGAGAGCGGGTGGGTGGTGTCGGCGGCCGGGGTCATTCGGCGGCACCTCCGGTGGCCGGGGCGGCCGCGGGGCCGGTGAGGCCGGTCCCGCCGCCCGCGAGGCGGGCCTTGTCGATCTCGTGGGCGAACTCCCGCAGGGAGGGCGCCTCGAAGAGGCGGCGGACGGAGACGCGGGTGCGGAACATCTTGTTGGCCGCGGCGGTGGCCTGCATCGCGCGCAGGGATTCGCCGCCGACGTCGAAGAAGCGGTCACCGGCCCCGATCCGGTCCAGTTTGAGGACGTCGGCCCAGATGGCGGCGAGCGCCCGCTCGGTGTCGGTGCCGGGCTCGACGTACTCCTGGTCCCGGGTGAGCTGGGCGTGGCTGGGGGCGGGGAGCGAGGCCCGGTCGACCTTGCCGGCGGCGGTCAGCGGTACCGCGTCGAGGACGATCACCGCGGTGGGCACCATGTAGCGGGGCAGCCGGTCGCGGACGTACCCCTGGATGTCGGCGGGTTCGGGCCGCCGGCCGGGGGCGGGGAGGACGTAGGCGACGAGCACCTGGTCGCCGGGGTGGTCGCCGCGTGCCATGACGATGGTCCGCTGGAGCTCCGGGTGGGTGTCGAGGACGGCCTCGATCTCGCCGAGCTCGACCCGGAAGCCGCGGATCTTGACCTGGTGGTCGGCGCGGCCGAGGAACTCCAGGTTGCCGTCGGGGAGGTAGCGGCCGAGGTCGCCGGTGGCGTAGGCGCGGCCGCCGGGAGCCGTGGCCTCGGGGTCGGGGCGGAAGGCGGCCGCGGTGTCCCGGGGGCGCCCGAGGTAGCCGCGGGCCACGCCGGCGCCGCCGATGGAGAGTTCGCCGGCGACGCCGAGGGGGACGGTGCGTCCGCGGTGGTCGCGGGGGTGCACCCAGGTGCCCGCGACCGGCCGGCCGATGGGGAGGTGGGGTCCGTCGTGCTCGTTCTCCTGGGACCAGACGGTGCTCCACACGGTGGTCTCGGTGGGGCCGTACTCGTTGTGGAAGGTGCTCCCGGGCAGCAGGTCCCGGCAGGCGGCGGCCAGTTCGGCCGGACAGGACTCGCCCGCGGCGATCACCGTGCGCAGGGAGGCGAGGTCGCCGGGGGCGGCCTGGTCCAGGACGGGCGCCAGCAGGGAGGGGATGGCGAGGGTGTGGGTGGGCCGTTGCCGGGCGATGGTCTCCACCAGCGCGGCGGGGTCGAGTTGCTGTCCCTCGCCGGGCAGGACGAGGGTGCCGCCCTGGGTCAGCGTCCAGAAGATGCCGGCGACCGAGCTGTCGAAGGCGAAGGAGGACAGCAGCAGGAACCGGCCGGGTCCGGCCGCGTAGTGGGCGCCGCGGGCGGCGAGGGAGGCCACGACGTTGCGGTGTTCGACGACGATGCCCTTGGGCTCTCCGGTGGATCCGGAGGTGTACATCACGTACGCGGCGTTGCGGGGCGTGGCGGTGGGCCCGGGGTCGTGCGTGGCGGTGCTGCCGTCGGCGGCGTCGGTGGGGAGCGCGCGGACGCCCGCGGGCAGCCGCCCTTCGAGGCCGGGCCGGTGGAGGACGGCGGCGGCCCCGCTCCCGGCGATGACGGCGGCGAGGCGCTCGTCGGGCTGGGCCGGGTCGAGCGGGACGTAGGCGGCGCCCGCCTTGAGGACCGCGAGGAGGCCGATGATCTGGGCGAGGGAGCATTCGGCCAGGACGCCGACGACGCTCTCCGGGCCGATGCCGAGCGAACGCAGGTGGTGGGCCAGCCGGTTGGCGCGGCGGTCGAGCTCGCCGTAGCTGAGCACGTCGGTGTCCAGCTGGACGGCCGGGGCGTCGGGGCGGTCCGCCGCCCGGTCCGCCACCAGGTCGTGCAGGCACCGGTCGGCCGCCGGCGCCTCGGGCCCGCGGGTGAGGACGGCCAGTGCGGCCCGGTCGCGGTCGGAGCGGAACTCGTGCCGGTCGTAGCGCCCGTCGGGGTCGGCGACCAGGGCCGCGAGGACGCGGGCGTAGCTGTCGCGGACGCTCTCCATGAGGGCGTCGGAGAACTGCAGGCTGTCGTACTCGATGCGGACCTCCAGCTCGCCGGTCTCCCGGTTCAGGCGGAAGATGCCACAGAAGGGGAAGGTGGACTCGCCGTAGAGCTCGTTGGCGACGTGGCCGACGCCGCGGTCGATCCAGCGGTCGAGCACGTGGAAGACGTGGTAGTTGGTGAAGAAGAACAGCGTCTCGGCCAGGGGTTCGTTGCCCTGGTGGCGCTTGAGTTCGGCCATCGGCAGCCGCCGGTACGGCATCGAGGCGCGCTCGGACTCCAGCGTGGCGGTGATCAGGTCGGCCCAGGTGCCGCCGGTCATCCGCACGCGGAGCGCGAGGCTGTTGACGAACAGCCCGATCGCGGTGCTGCCGTCGGCGGTCTCGGGGCGGCCGTTGGTGACGGTGTAGGTGAGGGTGTCCTCGTGGCCGCCGTAGAGGGACATCACCACCATGTGCGCGGCCAGGAGCACGGTCTTCAGCGGGACGGCGTGGGCGGCGGCGACCCGCTTGAGGCCGTCGGAGAGTTCGGTGGGGACGGGGACGGCGATGCGGGTGATGTCCCGGTCGCCCTTGTCGGCCCGGGGTCCGGTGCCGGGCCTGGGCAGCCGCATCAGGGTGGCGTCGGCGAGGTAGGAGTCCCAGAACTCGTAGTTGCGGCGGTCCGCGAGGGCCTCCAGCTCCAGGGCGACGGCGTCGCGCATGCCGGCGGTGGGTGGCTTGATCGCGATCGGCTCGTCGTAGATCACCGAGAAGTAGTGGCTGAACAGCTCGGTGATCATCAGGGCTTCGCTCCAGCCGTCCACGATCTCGTGGTGGAAGCCGTAGGTGAACTGGAAGACCTCGTCCTCCAGGCGCTGCGCCATGAAGCGGATCAGCGGGAACTCGTGCAGCTCGAAGCCGCGTTCCTTCTCCCGCTCGATCCACTCCTCGACGCGGGCGTCCTGCTCCTCGGCGCTCCTGCCGCGCAGGTCCTCGTAGTGCAGCGGATCGGCGAACTCGCGGTGCACCAGTTGCAGCGGGCGGCTGAAGCGGCTCATGTCGAAGGAGGTGCGCAGCATCGGGTGCCGCTCGACGAGCTGGCGCACGACCATCCGCAGCACGGCGAGGTCGAACGGGGCGCGCAGCCGCACGGACGCGATGGCGTGGTAGACGGCCGACTTCGCCGCGAAGTCGCGGTGGAAGATCATGCCTTCCTGGAGCAGGTTCAGCGGGAAGGCGTCCTCGACGTCGTCCGGCACCAGCGCCCGGTCCTCGGCGGAGATCAGCGCGAAGGGTTCGGTGACGGGCGTCCGCGGCAGGTCCTCGCGGGCGTCCAGGTGCGCGGCGCAGGCCCGGACGGTGGGGTGCCGGTGCAGGTCGGCCACGGTGACCTCGACCCCGCGGGCCTGGGCCCGGCTGGCGACCATGACGCTGCGGATGGAGTCGCCGCCCAGGACGAAGTAGTTGTCGTCGATGCCGACGCGCTCGACGCCCAGCACCTTCGCGACGGTGGCCGCGAGGATCTCCTCGGTGGCGGTGCGCGGCGCGACGTACGCCGCGCCGTCCCGGGCCCGGGCGTGCGGCTTGGGCAGCGCACCGCGGTCGATCTTGCCGTGGCCGGTGACGGGCAGGGCGTCGAGGGTGACGAGGACGGCCGGGACGAAGTGCTCGGGCAGCCGCTCCCGGCAGTACGCGATGAGCTCCTCGTGCGGGGGCGCCTGGGCACCGCGGGCCGGGACCACGTAGCCGGTCAGCGTCAGCTCGCCGGCGAGCGGCGACGAACGGCCGGGGTCCTCGTCCAGCCGGGCGACCACGACGGCCTGGCCGACGCCGGGGTGGGAGGCGAGGACGGCCTCGGTCTCGGCGGGCTCCACCCGGACGCCGCGGATCTTCACCTGCGCGTCGGTGCGCCCGAGGTACTCCAGGGTGCCGTCGGCGCGCCGGCGGGCCAGGTCGCCGGTGCGGTAGACCCGGCCGCCGTCCGGCGGGTAGTCGCTGGGGAGGAAGCGCTCGCCGGTGAGTTCCGGCCGCCCCAGGTAGCCGTCGGCGACACCGGCGCCGCCGATCCACAGCTCGCCGACGACGCCGTCGGGGACGGGCCGCCGCCGCTGGTCGAGCAGGTGGACGGTGGTGTTGGCGATCGGCCGGCCGATGGGCACCGGGCCGGTACGGGGCGTGGCGGCGTCGACGACGTGCGCGACGCTGCCGACGACCGTCTCGCTGGGCCCGTACTCGTTGACGACCCGCGTCCCGGAGGCCCGGAACGGCTCCAGGCTCTCCGCCCGCACCGCCTCCCCGCCGACGACGAGGGTGCGGACCGCGCCGCGCAGCTCGTCGGGGGTGAGCAGCTGGTTGACGACGTCGAGGTGGGTCGGGGTCAGCTTGACCAGGGTGAGGTCGCGCCGGGAGCGCAGCGCGGCGATCAGGCCGGTCACGCCGGCGGTCTCGGAGAGCATGACCACCTGCCCGCCGGCGAGCAGGGGGCCGAACAGGGTGGTGAGGGTGAGGTCGAAGCTGATGGAGGTGTGCACGAGGGTGCCGGTGCCCCCGTCGAGTCCGTAGGCGCCGGTGCACCAGGTGAGGTAGTTGGTGAGGCCCCGGTGCGGGACGCGTACGCCGTTGGGCTTCCCGGTGGTGCCGGAGGTGTAGACGACGTACGCGGGGGCGTCGGGGGTGGTGGCGATGCCGGTGGGGCCGGCGGGGTGTGCGGCGATGCGCCG
This genomic interval carries:
- a CDS encoding type I polyketide synthase, which codes for MSHADAGDGLDAADTTDAADGIAVISLGGRFPGADRVDRLWTNLLDREDAISHFTADERLARGRDPELVRHPRFVGAEGVLGDVSLFDAEFFGCSPREAEVMDPQHRLCLEEAWHVFDTAGYDPAATGTAVGVFLSASLSSYLIRNVLPGGAAQRLLGGFPLLIHNDKDFLATTVSHKLGLTGPSYAVGSACSSSLVAVHLACQSLLTEECDMALAGGVSLQVPQGQGYVHADDGIYSPDGRCAPFDAGAAGTVGGSGVGLVLLKRLADAVRDGDRVHAVILGSAVNNDGADKVGYTAPGVTGQSAVVAEALAVAGISAATVGVLEAHGTGTRLGDPVEVAALTRAFRAHTDRSGFCALGSVKANVGHLDAAAGVTGLIKAVLAVREGVIPGTPHYRSPNPAIDFATTPFYVTADTLAWPEADHPRRAGVSSFGIGGTNAHVILEQAPPAAPRTDRTAGVPMPLVVSARTREALAEAVRDLAAWSAPEPGTRLADLAATLAGRRAFPYRAAVVCHDLPEAARLLGGARGETALPGREAVFLFPGQGTLPPDTGRGLYADVPAFRAHFDACAEGLAPLGTDLHAALGAPADDTRAAQPALFAVEYALARTLMDWGVRPAAMLGHSLGEYVAATLAGVLSLPDALTLVRARAEAQHTMPPGRMLAVPLTADDLRPLLPPEVEFSAFNAPGRCVVGGPPEPVAELRARLARRGVPAAELATAHAFHSAAVEPLLDGFRGVLEGVRLRPPRLRYVSSLTGDWADAAVTTPAYWLAHLRRPVRFADGLRRCLDLGPVALVETGPRAGLTGLARRAAGPGEPPCTVRCLAAPDEAASLTHAVAALWRSGCAVDWTAFHRPGRPRRTTVPGYPFQRVRHWIDAPDESEPTDLATALRAELRTDGDPPLAVDQRPGLRTGLNRLCAALARDYLATGVEASGVLPGFHRFLDYLRTLAASAPAADDAGTIAAEITAAHPSFSGLVDLLRHCAQGYPRALSTPGAALDVLYPAGSGDLLRRTLGEGTADHRATGRLTRLAGSLLDRLAAGREPGRPLRVLEAGAGAGSLTQALVTRAPGRLDYHATDISRHFVTALGREAARRGLDFVRARVLDIARDPGEQGFAGERFDVVCGLDVVHATPDLRTTLGHLRSLMAPDGTLALIETTADDPWLTMIWGLTDGWWHHTDRRTHGPLLDAAGWRALLAGEDFATADVIVPPDGPQDAALLLARQTPRPAAAAPSVGKRDVGTWCYARGWRHAAPADPAPLTGGCLLLGDGDTAKAVASRLEALGVPVTTVGGGRPPGPERYRELVGPATRLAVDLWPLRDASHRGRATGAAGVRTAQDAALHNLLHLARAFGALEERHPARVVTVTTGAHDVLGDDLAHPEHATVPAAAKVIPREYPWIACTALDVEPGLDAERLADLIVRELGAARETTVTACRGRRRFTPCPVRQPLPAAPERPAVRPGGVYLVCGGLGGIGLHLAEYLGRARTTVVLTHRRPFPAPGAWDGLPAGHPEAAVVRRLRSLAATGATVVVRRADLTDHDAMRALADEVEQAHGPVRGVVHAAGVPDTAGMIQRRDRAGTDAALAAKLTGTLVLDEVFAHRDLDFLVLCSSIGTVLHKLKFGEVGYVAGNEFLDAYAAHRAARRPGRTLSIAWTDWRESGMWAAAQRRLTERYGTGADLPVPPGGDLLGAISPEEGVDVFARLLAADTGPNVIVSAQDLDELLARHAAYTTDDHLAALGDLRIAAARDRSAPAAPYAAPHTPAQRRIAGWYRDLLGVEHVGLDDDFFALGGDSLLALRLLSQLRDAYGVEISVARMFDEPTVAALAAATGPPPEETPGQEEVVL
- a CDS encoding non-ribosomal peptide synthetase — encoded protein: MTPAADTTHPLSPAQRSMWFLHRLAPEVPAYNICTAIELTGTPRPAALRDVVRRLGRRHEALRTVFPSVGETPRQRVTDRAAPLRTVDLTHLTPAAAEAETARTLRCAAARPFRLDTGPLAEWTLLRRAPGHALLVLSVHHIVFDGGSLHVVCRELEEAYGAALAGRPDPLGTPAPGYGRQCRTRAAEQDEAGREFWRRELSGAPPRTTVFRGTGRPAGPPARATVHYGTDDPAPTADFCREHAVTGYVLLLAALACLVARYTGRTDVVIGSPVGLREDPEGLATVGPMLNLLPLRLRLHGDPGFGEVLARTRETLLGALEHRTTPFEDIVDAVGADRDPDVSPLFQILFAHERPPAPPALPGVRARVVPVPAPAAKYELAVTATETPDGLRLIVEAEHGHGEPAELAAFARHFGVLLAAGVRAPDTPLSRLPLLTDEERRRLTDTTAPRTAPEAPYRPLHRLVEESAARRPDALAVVGGTRHLSYRELNGRANRRAAWLRRAGIGTEDVVGVRLERGPELLVSLLAVLKAGAAYLPVDPALPAERVRLMLDDARAALLLTETALGTPPAPAGTPVHHVDGPPPPARPGDDADHAGPDLPTSLAYLLYTSGSTGRPKAVALQHDSAAAFLRWAGRAFDGGELAAVLATTSAGFDLSVFELFAPLAHGGTVVLADSALHVPALPWAPAATLLNTVPSAAAALLDADGLPDGLTAVNLAGEPLTAELAARLHARLPKAAVRNLYGPTEATTYATAALVPAGGTGAPAIGRALGAARVWTADDLQRPLPGAVVGELLIGGTAPARGYLGRPGPTADAFRPDPTGPPGSRLYRTGDLAVRRPDGRFVFLGRKDEQIKLRGVRIEPGEVEAALRQCAPVAAAAVVLAGTTAENHRLVGFVTPSPGARVDPERTLAALRSRLPAALVPAALVVCDALPLTANGKTDRAALARRARGHRPDHGAYAPPRTRVEKAVAAIWREVLGAERIGIHQGFFDAGGTSLSLLRLHHRLVASVHPGLRLADVFRLPTVAALAAFVDGQEDARETAVGDAALRAGRRRAAVAARRRKGGGR